Proteins encoded by one window of Lathyrus oleraceus cultivar Zhongwan6 chromosome 1, CAAS_Psat_ZW6_1.0, whole genome shotgun sequence:
- the LOC127126065 gene encoding 3-ketoacyl-CoA synthase 20, translated as MLKHFYVISNIMNILFVSLLVVISTSCVSCFYISDEYCNPQASTLIKSFCLATSLVYYIFMSRPNKIYLVDFSCYKPGKNCLCTKEMLMERAKLFGFLSEENFILINKILDRSGVGPKTYVPEGLLQIPPKLTLDEARHESNLVLFGAVDELLEKTCVEAKDIGILVVNCCLFNPTPSLSDAIVNHYKLRGNILIYNLSGMGCSAGVIAVDFAKQLLQAHPNSYALVLSTENEISSIYKGNNPSMLLTNCLFRMGGSAALLSSHPSDRHRSKYQLMHSLRTHVGADDNSYKCVFQEEDDKDIIGVSLSKDLMNVARDALRVHITSLGPLVLPISEKLKYVKNLIERKVLKRKIEAYMPNFKLAFDQFCIHTGGRAVLDRMQKSLELDDFLMEPSRMTLYRYGNTSSSSIWYELSYCEAKGRVKKGHKIWQMAFGSGFKVNTAVWLALKNCDPTSLKNPWRDEIDDFPVPMHCYRSMNKA; from the exons ATGTTGAAGCATTTCTATGTGATATCCAACATTATGAACATTTTGTTCGTGTCACTTTTAGTGGTAATATCAACATCATGTGTAAGTTGTTTTTATATAAGTGATGAATATTGCAATCCTCAAGCATCAACATTGATAAAATCATTTTGTTTAGCAACATCTTTAGTTTACTACATCTTCATGAGTAGACCAAACAAAATATACCTAGTAGATTTTTCATGTTACAAACCAGGCAAAAACTGTCTTTGCACCAAAGAAATGTTGATGGAAAGAGCAAAACTATTTGGTTTTCTTTCCGAGGAAAATTTCATTTTGATTAATAAGATATTAGATAGGTCAGGTGTTGGACCTAAGACTTATGTTCCTGAAGGGTTGTTGCAAATTCCACCAAAATTGACTCTTGATGAAGCAAGACATGAATCAAATTTGGTTCTTTTTGGAGCTGTGGATGAGTTGCTTGAGAAAACATGTGTTGAGGCTAAAGATATTGGGATACTTGTGGTGAATTGTTGTTTGTTTAATCCTACACCTTCACTTTCTGATGCTATTGTTAATCATTATAAACTTAGAGGAAATATTTTGATCTATAATCTTAGTGGTATGGGATGCAGTGCTGGTGTTATTGCGGTTGATTTTGCCAAACAGCTACTTCAG GCACACCCAAATTCATATGCATTAGTGCTAAGTACAGAAAATGAAATCTCAAGCATATACAAAGGCAACAATCCTTCCATGCTGCTAACCAATTGTCTCTTCCGAATGGGCGGATCGGCAGCCTTACTCTCGAGTCACCCATCCGATCGCCACCGCTCGAAATATCAGTTGATGCATTCGTTGCGCACTCATGTAGGCGCGGACGATAATAGTTACAAATGTGTCTTTCAAGAAGAAGACGACAAAGATATCATTGGGGTTTCATTGTCAAAAGACCTCATGAATGTTGCTAGAGACGCCCTTCGCGTGCACATTACATCACTCGGTCCATTAGTCCTCCCGATCTCGGAAAAGTTGAAATATGTGAAAAATTTAATCGAGAGGAAGGTTTTGAAGAGGAAGATCGAAGCGTACATGCCTAATTTCAAGTTAGCGTTCGATCAATTTTGCATCCATACGGGCGGAAGAGCGGTTCTGGACCGAATGCAAAAGAGTCTTGAGCTTGATGATTTTCTTATGGAGCCATCAAGGATGACACTTTATAGATATGGTAACACTTCATCAAGTTCTATTTGGTATGAATTATCTTATTGTGAAGCTAAAGGGAGAGTTAAAAAAGGACATAAaatttggcaaatggcatttgGATCTGGATTTAAGGTTAATACAGCTGTTTGGCTTGCTTTGAAGAATTGTGATCCAACATCATTAAAAAATCCATGGAGGGATGAGATTGATGATTTTCCAGTTCCAATGCACTGTTACAGATCAATGAATAAAGCATAG